One genomic window of Paraburkholderia phytofirmans PsJN includes the following:
- a CDS encoding J domain-containing protein produces the protein MNTISNNHWPWDVLGIESDADERAVRRAYARLLKQRRPDEDAEAFQRLRYAYESALQMASGAVAKDMDAASAANVSDAEPAVLVETAQESDIAPATSRATLDTAQSQAATREADPFETAVQLWHDFIAQADDLESRRSLQDLFAAVVNLATRDELEWQALCHCLNEDTPATLRMNLSAVLGWRDNSTHLRRRNAAIATLALNRVFADEDYDALRLRFTNAMALLEGPLPQMTAGARALLRAGVRAEMEQLLTALGRYHPNVVRLRLDAEKVDFWGRCLKFRVGAGRLFGPALALNAWCGLLFADASLNPNSNRWFDQWSPAQLGIFLSTLMLALTTVAATTVLLSELQQQRLRALRSIGWLRYGWITVWLGATAFALCDDSSGRSTSIAMATLGVCTIWAALIHGWPPVKELAILAAFSATALGFAGHWIATDSHAWLMPYAHGVLFAFFFSFSQAEWRGWIARRPRLFWACVPLWWAGFVALIVLLLQQEVRTTQFAWALFAVMSAAGGVLATTRWNDLRNAIPAFFRGYANLVWMALAIYKPDIIACVSAGLMSIWVIEGIKQRPAT, from the coding sequence ATGAATACGATCTCCAACAATCATTGGCCATGGGATGTGCTCGGCATCGAGTCGGATGCTGACGAGCGCGCGGTACGTCGCGCTTACGCGCGGCTGTTGAAACAACGGCGTCCTGATGAAGATGCCGAGGCGTTTCAACGTCTGCGCTATGCGTATGAGTCGGCGTTGCAGATGGCGAGCGGCGCGGTCGCGAAGGACATGGACGCTGCGTCGGCCGCGAACGTGTCTGACGCTGAACCCGCGGTGTTAGTCGAAACCGCGCAGGAGAGTGACATCGCGCCCGCGACGTCCCGTGCCACGCTCGACACGGCGCAAAGCCAGGCCGCCACTCGCGAAGCCGACCCCTTCGAAACCGCCGTCCAACTCTGGCACGACTTCATCGCGCAAGCGGACGACCTCGAGTCGCGCCGCTCGCTGCAAGACCTATTCGCCGCCGTCGTCAACCTTGCGACGCGCGACGAACTCGAATGGCAGGCACTGTGTCATTGTCTGAACGAAGACACGCCCGCTACGCTGCGCATGAACCTGAGCGCGGTCCTCGGCTGGCGGGACAACTCCACGCATCTGCGGCGTCGCAACGCGGCCATCGCCACGCTCGCCTTGAACCGCGTGTTCGCCGATGAAGACTACGACGCGCTGCGTCTGCGCTTCACTAATGCTATGGCATTGCTCGAAGGTCCGCTGCCGCAAATGACGGCCGGCGCGCGTGCATTGCTTCGTGCCGGCGTGCGCGCCGAGATGGAACAGCTATTGACCGCTCTCGGTCGCTACCATCCGAATGTGGTACGGCTGCGGCTCGATGCCGAGAAGGTCGATTTCTGGGGACGTTGCCTCAAATTCCGCGTCGGCGCGGGCCGTCTGTTTGGTCCGGCGCTCGCCTTGAACGCGTGGTGCGGTTTGCTGTTCGCCGACGCTTCGCTGAACCCCAACAGCAACAGGTGGTTCGATCAGTGGTCGCCCGCTCAGTTGGGCATTTTTCTGTCGACGCTGATGCTCGCCTTGACGACGGTCGCCGCGACGACCGTGCTGTTGTCCGAGCTGCAGCAACAGCGGCTGCGGGCGTTGCGCTCGATCGGCTGGCTGCGTTATGGCTGGATTACGGTGTGGCTTGGCGCGACCGCCTTTGCACTGTGCGATGACAGCAGCGGCCGTTCGACATCGATCGCGATGGCTACACTGGGCGTCTGTACGATCTGGGCCGCGTTGATTCACGGCTGGCCGCCCGTCAAGGAGCTCGCGATACTGGCCGCATTCAGCGCGACGGCGTTGGGTTTCGCGGGCCACTGGATCGCCACGGATTCGCATGCGTGGCTGATGCCTTATGCGCACGGTGTGCTGTTCGCATTCTTCTTTTCGTTTTCGCAGGCGGAATGGCGCGGATGGATCGCGCGTCGGCCGCGGTTGTTTTGGGCTTGCGTGCCTTTGTGGTGGGCCGGGTTCGTAGCGTTGATCGTGTTGCTGTTGCAACAGGAAGTGCGTACGACGCAGTTCGCGTGGGCGTTGTTTGCGGTGATGTCGGCCGCGGGCGGCGTGCTGGCGACGACGCGTTGGAATGATCTGCGTAACGCGATACCGGCGTTTTTCCGCGGGTATGCGAACCTTGTGTGGATGGCGCTGGCGATTTATAAACCGGACATCATCGCTTGTGTAAGCGCGGGCTTGATGAGTATCTGGGTTATTGAGGGGATCAAGCAACGGCCGGCGACTTAG
- a CDS encoding RHS repeat-associated core domain-containing protein, giving the protein MQVTDGIAARRALLRPFILSFFMLLSWFVVPHAHAECFDDYVSNGAYPTDPNCGFLAASANFKSGFACGEPFTIASYCGGASGGTTVEPISPDDTVTLDGDGTGGQPGGSDGSGGCSGGDATAGCGSSTSGGDPVRLYTGQFHLVAHDLHVADTIALDLARVYRSSAYDTSGRPMAGAFGIGATFNYDSYLTVSAADSNNLRQLIQLYLPSGIHVPFTLRAGTSATWDDLTSAGEFYRGSITGNGTTKLLTLRDGHTMQFTMFAGLYRLTRVQDRNGNTVAINRNSSTGAITGINCPNGRALTFASIVGARGTPLVSRISDPLNRQVNYQYDGQDRLTQVTDAGGGVWKYGWDTKSRLVSVTDPEGNQQVVNTYDDSDRVTAQKLADGSTFGFAYTVTGSKITQTDVTDRRGSIRRVVFDANGRVVSNTYPAGQSIAQVQTFTRDPTGRVTNLTAADRRYTYTYDANGNRISEADQYGVLATRTFDSYSQVLTEAQAGDPQRGVSTVYTYDAKGNRLTLTDRLGNRTTQTNDSQGRPLTVTDALKGVTKYTWSGADLTAITDALSRTTQFTADAAGRVTAVQDPLGNKTTRTLDALDRTTTVIDALGGVTRFTWDHNGHLLGQADPKGVTTAYTYNAIGRAVSKSDPLGHAETYTWNNAGQLASVTDRKGQLTTYWYDVAGELQSVYFNPDGNPLGAPVRSLGYGWDEYGRLQGTSDGGVGRTPVGSRYYFDSVTGKVSQWVETPGTQQGFITYGYDPDSRDLSFIGAKDGTISYSHDAEHRVTQVQYAVDGEPLRVFGYKYDALGRGSQATLANGITATYTWDAASQLTGITYKRADGSVLGDLTYGYDLAGRRTSAGGSFAKADLPAAVSDAQYNAANQLTHWSGNTLAYDLNGNLASDGSNRYMWNEQNLLGQISGSVSASFSYDIWGRRRDQTVNGHSQQSFWNGDELRFTIVDGDYAHRNRMFSAYPESRLDELTYRRIGDDAGQDSYILRDANNNVIALTDANQQSQTQYTYQPYGTTTQTGAVDPNLQQYTGRENDGTGLYYYRSRYYSPAIGRFISEDPIGYASGQTNGYAYVGGNPVQFTDPAGEVGLPMNGPANTWVLNPSGSGQTRLYDPNGRPAVDLDFDHSHGGMRPHAHNWDGNNRDWAVAPFCPL; this is encoded by the coding sequence ATGCAAGTCACCGATGGCATTGCGGCGCGTCGCGCGCTGCTGCGCCCGTTCATCCTGTCTTTCTTTATGCTGCTCTCGTGGTTTGTGGTGCCGCATGCGCATGCAGAGTGCTTTGACGATTACGTGTCGAATGGCGCCTACCCGACAGATCCAAACTGTGGCTTCCTTGCGGCCAGCGCTAATTTCAAGTCGGGCTTTGCTTGTGGCGAGCCCTTTACGATTGCATCCTATTGTGGCGGAGCATCCGGCGGTACGACGGTTGAACCGATCTCTCCTGATGACACCGTCACCCTCGACGGCGATGGCACCGGCGGTCAGCCGGGAGGCTCGGACGGTTCGGGAGGCTGCAGCGGCGGTGATGCGACGGCGGGTTGCGGAAGTAGCACGTCCGGCGGCGATCCAGTCAGGTTGTACACGGGTCAGTTCCACCTGGTTGCCCATGATTTGCATGTTGCCGACACGATCGCGCTGGACCTCGCCCGCGTTTATCGTAGCAGCGCTTACGACACATCTGGCAGGCCGATGGCCGGCGCATTCGGCATTGGCGCGACGTTCAATTACGATAGCTATCTGACGGTGAGCGCAGCAGACAGCAATAATCTGCGGCAGCTTATTCAACTTTATCTGCCCAGTGGAATCCATGTTCCGTTCACTCTTCGTGCCGGCACCAGCGCAACTTGGGACGACCTGACAAGCGCAGGCGAGTTCTACCGTGGCAGCATTACCGGCAACGGCACGACCAAGTTGCTGACCCTGCGCGACGGCCACACGATGCAGTTCACGATGTTCGCCGGCCTTTATCGCCTGACCCGTGTGCAGGACCGCAACGGCAACACGGTCGCCATCAACCGAAACAGCAGCACCGGCGCGATCACGGGCATCAACTGTCCTAATGGACGTGCGCTAACATTTGCGTCGATTGTCGGTGCGCGCGGTACGCCACTCGTCTCGCGCATCTCCGACCCGTTGAACCGCCAGGTGAACTACCAGTACGACGGTCAGGACCGCCTCACGCAGGTGACGGACGCGGGCGGCGGTGTATGGAAGTACGGCTGGGACACGAAGAGCCGTCTGGTTAGCGTGACCGATCCGGAAGGCAACCAACAGGTCGTCAACACCTACGACGACAGTGACCGCGTGACCGCCCAGAAGCTCGCTGACGGCAGCACGTTTGGTTTCGCCTACACGGTGACGGGCAGCAAGATCACGCAGACCGACGTGACGGACAGGCGCGGCAGCATTCGGCGGGTGGTGTTCGACGCAAACGGGCGGGTGGTGAGTAACACATACCCGGCAGGTCAATCGATCGCGCAGGTACAGACCTTCACGCGCGATCCAACGGGGCGCGTGACGAACCTCACTGCGGCCGATCGCCGGTACACATACACTTACGACGCGAACGGCAACCGTATCAGCGAGGCGGATCAATACGGTGTGTTGGCGACCCGTACTTTCGATAGCTATAGCCAAGTGCTGACGGAAGCGCAGGCCGGCGACCCTCAGCGCGGCGTCAGCACTGTCTACACTTATGACGCCAAGGGCAATCGGCTAACGCTGACCGACCGGCTGGGCAACCGCACCACGCAGACGAACGACAGCCAGGGCCGCCCGCTCACGGTAACCGACGCGCTAAAGGGGGTGACGAAGTACACCTGGAGCGGTGCGGACCTCACGGCAATCACCGATGCCCTGAGCCGCACCACACAGTTCACCGCGGACGCGGCGGGCCGGGTGACTGCGGTGCAGGACCCGCTGGGCAATAAAACGACGCGCACGCTCGACGCGCTGGATCGCACGACCACCGTGATCGATGCGCTGGGCGGTGTGACGCGCTTCACGTGGGACCACAACGGCCATCTGCTGGGCCAGGCCGATCCGAAGGGTGTGACCACGGCTTATACGTACAACGCGATTGGCCGTGCGGTGAGTAAGTCCGATCCGCTGGGGCACGCTGAGACGTACACGTGGAATAACGCGGGGCAACTGGCGTCGGTGACCGATCGAAAGGGGCAACTGACAACGTATTGGTATGACGTGGCCGGTGAGCTGCAGTCGGTCTATTTCAACCCCGACGGCAACCCGCTGGGCGCACCCGTACGCTCTCTCGGCTATGGATGGGACGAGTACGGAAGGCTGCAGGGGACATCGGACGGCGGCGTGGGCCGTACACCGGTCGGCTCGCGTTACTATTTCGACAGCGTCACGGGCAAGGTAAGCCAGTGGGTCGAAACGCCTGGTACGCAGCAGGGATTCATCACCTACGGTTACGACCCGGACAGCCGGGATCTATCGTTCATCGGGGCGAAAGACGGAACAATCAGCTACAGCCATGACGCCGAACACCGCGTCACGCAGGTCCAGTACGCGGTGGACGGTGAGCCGTTGCGCGTGTTCGGCTACAAATACGACGCGCTGGGCCGGGGCAGTCAGGCGACGCTGGCCAACGGCATCACGGCAACCTACACATGGGATGCGGCGAGCCAACTGACCGGCATCACGTACAAACGCGCTGACGGCAGCGTGCTCGGTGACCTGACGTACGGCTACGACCTCGCAGGACGTCGCACGAGTGCGGGCGGCAGTTTCGCGAAGGCAGACCTGCCGGCGGCTGTAAGCGATGCGCAGTACAACGCGGCGAACCAACTCACGCACTGGTCGGGCAACACGCTGGCGTATGACCTGAACGGTAACCTGGCGAGCGACGGTTCAAACCGGTACATGTGGAACGAGCAGAACCTGCTGGGCCAGATCAGTGGTTCGGTTAGCGCGAGCTTCAGCTACGACATCTGGGGGCGTCGCCGGGACCAGACGGTCAACGGCCACAGTCAGCAGTCGTTCTGGAATGGTGATGAGCTGAGATTCACGATCGTCGATGGCGACTATGCGCATCGAAACCGGATGTTCTCGGCATACCCGGAAAGCCGGCTGGATGAACTGACGTATCGGCGCATTGGCGACGATGCGGGCCAGGACAGCTACATCCTGCGCGATGCGAACAACAACGTCATTGCGCTGACCGATGCGAACCAGCAGAGCCAGACGCAGTACACCTACCAACCGTATGGGACAACCACGCAGACGGGTGCGGTCGACCCGAACCTGCAACAGTACACCGGGCGCGAGAATGATGGGACGGGGTTGTATTACTATCGGAGCCGGTATTACAGTCCGGCGATAGGGCGGTTCATTAGTGAAGACCCAATCGGCTACGCGAGTGGGCAGACGAATGGGTATGCTTATGTGGGCGGGAATCCGGTGCAGTTCACGGATCCTGCCGGCGAAGTTGGCCTGCCAATGAATGGACCGGCCAATACATGGGTATTGAACCCTTCGGGCAGCGGGCAGACACGACTTTATGATCCCAATGGCCGTCCCGCTGTTGATCTCGATTTCGATCATTCTCATGGTGGAATGAGGCCACACGCGCACAATTGGGATGGTAACAACCGGGATTGGGCCGTTGCCCCGTTCTGTCCGCTATGA
- a CDS encoding DUF3562 domain-containing protein encodes MSQPEPNVDELVKSIAEETDTPAETVSKMYADTLASYRHDARVFDYVPLFAAKKVRNQLRDNSNRKH; translated from the coding sequence ATGTCGCAACCCGAGCCTAACGTAGACGAATTAGTGAAAAGCATCGCCGAGGAAACCGACACGCCCGCGGAAACGGTCTCGAAGATGTACGCCGACACCTTGGCCAGCTATCGGCACGATGCGCGTGTATTCGACTACGTGCCGCTCTTTGCCGCGAAAAAAGTACGCAACCAGCTTCGCGACAATTCGAATCGCAAACACTGA
- a CDS encoding molecular chaperone HscC produces MPSIIGIDLGTTHSLAAIWRDDRAVLIPNALGETLTPSCVSIDGDGSILVGRPAHDRLHTHPERTAANFKRYMGTSRAVSLGTQTLRPEELSSLVLKSLKADAEAFLGATVSDAVIAVPAYFSDAQRKATRIAGELAGLNVLRLVNEPTAASLAYGVHQRDSERKFLIFDLGGGTFDVSVLDFFEGVMEVRASTGDNFLGGEDFTDALVELFCQRNGLKLQSLTPVAAQRLHQQAERAKRQLTQNGIDSVTLELTIDDNQHVLELDAAAAERTCEHLLQRLRKPVERALRDSKIAVAALDEIILVGGASRMPMVRKLVSKMFGRLPAGHLNPDEVVALGAAVQAGLVGRDAGLDEMVLTDVAPYSLGIDTAMQVGPAQFVPGHFLPIIERNTIVPVSRMQRIFTVRDRQQMLSIKVFQGEARLTTDNVALGEFTLEVPLKAAGDAGADVRFTYDINGVLEVEATAFPGGVKRAMVIEENPGVMTAEEIRQRLAALSALKIHPRDQLENRTLMTRADRVYEETLGDHRQYLAAHIARFQALIERQDADEIARARGELSALLDRFDVHVSY; encoded by the coding sequence ATGCCTTCGATCATCGGCATCGATCTTGGAACCACGCATAGTCTCGCAGCAATCTGGCGCGACGACCGCGCCGTGCTCATCCCGAACGCGTTAGGCGAAACGCTTACGCCCTCGTGCGTTTCCATCGACGGCGATGGCTCGATTCTTGTCGGCCGTCCTGCTCATGACCGCTTGCATACGCATCCCGAGCGCACCGCCGCCAACTTCAAACGCTACATGGGCACCAGCCGCGCCGTGTCGCTCGGCACGCAAACGCTGCGTCCCGAAGAATTGTCCTCGCTGGTGCTCAAGTCGTTGAAGGCCGATGCCGAAGCGTTTCTCGGCGCAACCGTCAGCGACGCCGTGATCGCCGTACCCGCCTATTTTAGCGACGCGCAACGCAAAGCCACGCGCATCGCCGGTGAACTCGCCGGCCTCAATGTGCTGCGCCTCGTCAATGAACCGACCGCGGCCTCGCTTGCGTATGGCGTGCATCAACGCGACAGCGAGCGCAAGTTTCTGATCTTCGATCTCGGCGGTGGCACTTTCGACGTCTCCGTGCTCGACTTCTTCGAAGGCGTGATGGAAGTGCGCGCCAGCACTGGCGACAATTTTCTGGGCGGTGAAGACTTCACCGACGCATTGGTCGAATTGTTCTGTCAACGCAACGGTCTCAAGCTCCAATCGCTTACGCCGGTTGCCGCGCAACGGCTGCATCAGCAAGCTGAACGCGCGAAACGTCAACTCACGCAGAACGGCATCGACAGCGTCACGCTCGAACTCACGATCGACGACAACCAGCACGTGCTCGAACTCGATGCAGCCGCCGCGGAGCGCACCTGCGAGCATTTGCTGCAACGTCTGCGCAAACCGGTCGAACGCGCATTGCGCGATTCGAAGATCGCCGTCGCCGCGCTCGACGAGATCATCCTGGTGGGCGGTGCGTCACGCATGCCGATGGTCCGCAAGCTGGTCTCGAAGATGTTCGGCCGCCTGCCCGCCGGACATCTGAATCCGGACGAAGTGGTCGCACTCGGCGCGGCGGTGCAGGCCGGCCTCGTCGGGCGCGATGCCGGACTCGATGAAATGGTGCTGACCGATGTCGCGCCCTATAGCCTCGGCATCGACACGGCCATGCAGGTCGGGCCGGCGCAGTTCGTGCCAGGCCACTTCTTGCCGATCATCGAGCGCAATACGATCGTTCCGGTGAGCCGCATGCAGCGCATTTTCACGGTGCGCGACCGTCAGCAGATGTTGAGCATCAAGGTGTTTCAGGGCGAAGCGCGTTTGACCACGGATAACGTCGCGCTCGGAGAATTCACGCTGGAAGTGCCGCTCAAGGCAGCGGGCGATGCGGGCGCGGATGTGCGCTTCACTTACGACATCAACGGCGTGCTGGAAGTGGAAGCGACGGCGTTTCCGGGCGGCGTCAAGCGCGCGATGGTGATCGAAGAAAACCCCGGCGTGATGACGGCCGAAGAAATCCGCCAGCGTCTCGCGGCGTTGAGCGCGTTGAAGATTCACCCACGCGATCAACTCGAGAACCGAACGTTGATGACACGCGCCGACCGAGTCTATGAAGAAACGCTCGGTGACCATCGGCAATATCTGGCGGCGCATATCGCTCGCTTCCAGGCACTGATTGAGCGCCAGGACGCCGACGAAATCGCGCGAGCGCGCGGCGAACTGAGCGCACTGCTGGACCGTTTCGACGTGCATGTGTCTTACTGA
- a CDS encoding MFS transporter yields the protein MRTIDNTMGDRSSAGVSGPVTRGSIIARLERLPKNAMQVRARILIGLATFFDGFDVIAIAATLPILIAKWHLTPWEIGFLIGSGSVGQLIGAFVFPWYAERKGRVKAIALSSGIIGITSIACGFAPTFAAFVVLRVIQGLGLGGELPVAATYINEISRAHGRGRFVLLYEIVFPVGLLASNALGAWIVPRFGWQAMYFIGGMPLILFFVLRKLVPESPRWLAEREQMADADAAVHVFERAVKGPLPPVTHSAEFEAMANRHPKRRMGDLFGPAYLKRTLAVAMLWITCGFIQYGLSTWLPTIYRTIYHAPLQLALNLAVAASVLGVVGSLTCALLVDKVGRKPIINLSFVACAISLLLAGVFHDSSVYVVATFCAFSLGFLACGFITAYVYTPELYPTSIRAMGCGVGGAWLKVAAIFAPAIVSKTMIGGNLQVAFYILAAVPFLAAVAVHFLGIETKGKVLEQLEA from the coding sequence ATGAGAACCATCGACAACACCATGGGGGACCGCAGCAGCGCCGGTGTCTCAGGCCCTGTAACGCGGGGCTCGATCATCGCGCGTCTGGAGCGCTTGCCCAAGAACGCGATGCAGGTGCGCGCGCGTATCCTGATCGGTCTCGCGACGTTCTTCGACGGCTTCGACGTGATCGCGATCGCGGCCACGTTGCCGATCCTGATCGCGAAGTGGCATTTGACGCCGTGGGAAATCGGCTTCCTGATCGGCTCCGGTTCGGTCGGCCAGTTGATCGGCGCGTTTGTTTTCCCGTGGTACGCGGAACGCAAGGGCCGCGTGAAGGCGATTGCGCTGAGTTCGGGGATCATCGGCATCACCAGCATTGCGTGCGGTTTTGCGCCTACGTTCGCGGCGTTCGTCGTGTTGCGTGTGATTCAAGGGCTTGGGCTCGGTGGCGAATTGCCGGTGGCCGCGACTTACATCAACGAGATCAGCCGTGCGCATGGCCGTGGCCGTTTCGTGCTGTTGTATGAAATCGTTTTCCCGGTCGGCCTGCTTGCGTCGAATGCGTTGGGCGCGTGGATCGTGCCGCGTTTCGGCTGGCAAGCCATGTACTTTATCGGCGGTATGCCGTTGATTCTGTTCTTCGTGCTGCGCAAACTCGTGCCGGAATCGCCGCGCTGGCTTGCTGAACGTGAACAGATGGCTGACGCGGATGCGGCGGTGCATGTGTTCGAGCGTGCGGTCAAAGGTCCGCTTCCGCCGGTCACGCACTCGGCTGAATTCGAAGCGATGGCCAATCGTCATCCGAAGCGCCGCATGGGTGACCTGTTTGGCCCCGCGTATCTGAAGCGCACGCTGGCCGTGGCGATGTTGTGGATCACGTGCGGCTTCATTCAATACGGTCTTTCGACGTGGCTGCCGACGATCTATCGCACGATTTATCACGCGCCGCTGCAACTCGCGTTGAATCTGGCGGTGGCCGCTTCGGTGCTCGGCGTAGTGGGTTCCCTGACCTGCGCGTTGCTGGTGGATAAGGTGGGGCGTAAGCCGATTATCAATCTGTCGTTCGTGGCGTGTGCGATTTCGCTGCTGCTGGCGGGCGTGTTCCACGATTCGTCGGTGTATGTGGTGGCGACGTTCTGCGCGTTCTCGTTGGGCTTCCTGGCGTGCGGGTTCATCACGGCTTATGTGTACACGCCGGAACTGTATCCGACGAGTATCCGCGCGATGGGCTGCGGCGTAGGCGGCGCGTGGCTGAAGGTGGCGGCGATCTTCGCACCGGCTATCGTGTCGAAGACGATGATCGGCGGAAATTTGCAGGTTGCCTTTTATATTCTCGCGGCTGTCCCGTTTCTTGCGGCGGTGGCGGTGCACTTTCTTGGGATTGAGACCAAGGGGAAGGTGCTGGAACAGCTTGAGGCTTGA
- a CDS encoding NAD(P)/FAD-dependent oxidoreductase, which translates to MRVTIVGAGIAGLSTAWSLSKQGHDITLIEQGSIPNPLAASGDRHRMIRRAYGDADGYARNIEEAFDSWDLLWNDLGVSHYANCGVLGISQFAGDGAEQFRTGLDRMGFEYERLEPLDAAARYPFLDPATFRYAYLDHDGGALFSERIARDMKAWLKMRGADIRMHTKVHAVDPNAASVQLENDEIVRADRLVVTAGAWTAQMFPALAENLMTYRNIVAYLEPPADLEDAWATAPAIVDIGGASDGYVLPPLDGIGLKFGAGVNKARTPDPEANRAAAPGEGDRLRRLFSPPFSRIDEYTVSEVKTCAYTFTADNRFFSKRIGNTLVVSACSGHGYKFGAAVGRRIAEALETNDDATLARWLRAETV; encoded by the coding sequence ATGCGGGTAACAATCGTGGGCGCGGGCATCGCCGGTTTGAGCACGGCGTGGTCGCTCTCGAAACAGGGACATGACATCACGCTGATCGAGCAGGGCTCGATTCCAAATCCACTCGCCGCATCGGGCGACCGGCATCGCATGATTCGTCGCGCATACGGCGATGCAGATGGTTATGCGCGGAACATCGAAGAGGCGTTCGATAGCTGGGACCTGCTGTGGAACGATCTCGGCGTGTCCCATTATGCGAATTGCGGCGTGCTCGGTATTTCGCAATTCGCAGGCGATGGCGCCGAACAGTTCCGCACCGGCCTTGACCGCATGGGATTCGAGTACGAACGGCTCGAGCCGCTCGACGCAGCGGCGCGCTACCCGTTTCTCGATCCAGCCACGTTTCGTTACGCTTACCTTGATCACGACGGCGGTGCGCTTTTCAGCGAACGCATTGCACGCGATATGAAGGCGTGGCTCAAGATGCGCGGCGCCGACATTCGCATGCACACCAAGGTGCACGCGGTCGATCCGAACGCCGCTTCCGTGCAACTCGAAAACGACGAGATCGTGCGCGCCGACCGGCTCGTGGTCACCGCGGGCGCATGGACTGCGCAAATGTTTCCCGCGCTTGCCGAGAACCTGATGACATATCGCAACATCGTCGCGTATCTGGAGCCGCCTGCGGATCTGGAAGACGCGTGGGCGACGGCGCCCGCGATCGTCGATATCGGCGGCGCGAGCGATGGCTATGTGCTGCCGCCGCTCGACGGCATCGGTCTGAAGTTTGGCGCGGGCGTCAACAAGGCGCGCACGCCGGACCCCGAGGCGAATCGTGCTGCGGCGCCCGGTGAAGGCGACCGTTTGCGGCGGCTGTTTTCACCGCCGTTCAGCCGGATCGACGAATATACGGTATCCGAAGTAAAAACCTGCGCGTACACGTTCACAGCGGATAACCGCTTCTTTTCGAAGCGCATCGGCAACACGCTGGTGGTATCGGCGTGCTCCGGACACGGCTACAAATTCGGTGCGGCGGTGGGACGTCGAATCGCGGAGGCGCTGGAGACAAACGACGACGCCACCCTCGCGCGCTGGCTCAGAGCCGAGACGGTCTGA
- a CDS encoding nuclear transport factor 2-like protein: MADANALFIPQQDGIDETAMTLAALACIDGFTACFNARDLDGMDAHLHFPHVILSGEQLVIWERPGQLAAGFFDDLTRATRWHHTAYQEQHVVLVSPRKVHLRVVYSRNRADGSIITQHRNVWIVTWQDGRWGIKQRSY; encoded by the coding sequence ATGGCTGACGCCAACGCATTGTTCATCCCGCAGCAGGACGGCATCGACGAAACCGCGATGACGCTTGCCGCGCTCGCCTGCATCGACGGCTTTACCGCCTGCTTCAACGCGCGCGATCTCGACGGTATGGACGCGCATTTGCACTTTCCGCACGTCATTCTCTCGGGCGAACAACTGGTGATCTGGGAACGGCCGGGGCAATTGGCCGCCGGTTTCTTCGACGATCTGACGCGCGCTACCAGGTGGCATCACACTGCGTATCAGGAACAGCACGTGGTGCTCGTGAGCCCGCGCAAAGTGCACCTGCGTGTGGTGTATTCGCGCAATCGCGCGGACGGTTCGATCATTACCCAGCATCGCAATGTCTGGATCGTGACGTGGCAGGACGGGCGCTGGGGTATCAAGCAGCGTTCGTACTGA
- a CDS encoding GNAT family N-acetyltransferase, translated as MSDSIQIRPVVPGDFDAWLPLWDAYNAFYGRSGETALPREITQITWERFFDGYEPMHAMVAERNGQLLGLVHFLYHRHTTMKGPICYLQDLYTLDSERGKGVGRALIEGVYERAKADGSQRVYWQTHETNQTAMKLYDKVADRSGFVVYRKAL; from the coding sequence ATGTCCGATTCGATTCAGATCCGTCCCGTCGTCCCCGGCGACTTCGACGCATGGCTGCCGCTCTGGGACGCCTACAACGCGTTCTACGGCCGCTCGGGCGAAACCGCGTTGCCGCGCGAGATCACGCAAATCACGTGGGAACGTTTCTTCGACGGCTACGAGCCGATGCATGCGATGGTCGCCGAACGCAACGGCCAGTTGCTCGGCCTCGTGCATTTCCTGTATCACCGCCACACGACCATGAAAGGACCGATCTGCTACCTGCAAGACCTGTACACGCTCGACAGCGAGCGTGGCAAAGGCGTCGGCCGCGCATTGATCGAAGGGGTATATGAGCGCGCCAAAGCCGATGGTTCGCAGCGCGTTTACTGGCAGACGCACGAAACGAATCAGACGGCGATGAAACTCTACGACAAGGTCGCGGACCGCTCAGGCTTCGTGGTGTATCGCAAAGCGTTGTGA